In Struthio camelus isolate bStrCam1 chromosome 22, bStrCam1.hap1, whole genome shotgun sequence, one DNA window encodes the following:
- the DRC12 gene encoding dynein regulatory complex protein 12 isoform X2: MGTKQVNPRPTLCRSGAGRGELNHPPLPGDGEDNSSRRCGATERHAAAVSVREAPYFAMALKARALVGLMHLLFLVPLQQIAMGLEHAQSGWGERGQERRGREDEARKWVNPLAELTTADLQKSRPGPGSSMPLQSRGKGRRGVKQQQQRNAAESQAKVMYRKAALEVDMLNEHMVPWRGMAWQASTDHEGLKRRLRDLEKALEQAREDKRDMHEAMARQYQELQEQTASRRRSLEMEVKSLQEQLAASLRERQLTQEMAAQALAEKDVTITQLQSRLDTMEMEYEKILHGSLDLVLAKLAGASQYWEEMGTSISLENKERLQEFGLNPLEI, translated from the exons ATGGGCACAAAACAGGTGAACCCGAGGCCGACGCTGTGCAgaagcggggccggccgcggcgagcTGAATCACCCTCCGCTTCCCGGGGACGGGGAGGATAACAGCTCGCGACGCTGTGGGGCAACTGAAAGGCACGCGGCTGCTGTCAGCGTCCGCGAGGCGCCTTATTTTGCAATGGCACTGAAAGCAAGAGCCCTTGTGGGTCTGATGCACTTGTTATTTCTAGTCCCTCTCCAACAGATCGCCATGGGTTTGGAGCATGCACAGTCCGGGTGGGGTGAGAGAGGCcaggagagaagggggagagaagatGAGGCCAGGAAATGGGTCAATCCTTTGGCAGAGCTGACGACAGCAGACCTTCAGAAATCACGGCCTGGGCCCGGCA GCAGCATGCcgctgcagagcagagggaaggggagaaggggagtgaagcagcagcagcagagaaacgCAGCAG AGAGCCAAGCCAAAGTGATGTACCGGAAAGCAGCCCTGGAGGTCGACATGCTGAACGAGCACATGG TTCCCTGGAGGGGCATGGCCTGGCAGGCAAGCACTGACCACGAAGGGCTCAAGCGGAGGCTGCGGGACCTGGAGAAGGCGCTGGAGCAGGCGCGGGAAGACAAGCGAGACATGCACgaag CAATGGCCCGGCAGtaccaggagctgcaggagcagacaGCATCCCGCCGCCGCAGCTTGGAGATGGAGGTGAAGAGCCTGCAGGAACAGCTCG CTGCCAGCCTCCGGGAGCGTCAGCTGACCCAGGAGATGGCTGCCCAGGCGCTGGCCGAGAAGGATGTGACCATcacccagctgcagagcaggcttgATACCATGGAGATGGAGTATGAGAAGATCCTCCAT ggcagcctggaCCTTGTCTTGGCCAAGCTGGCAGGGGCCAGCCAGTACTGGGAGGAGATGGGTACATCCATCTCCCTGGAGAACAAGGAGCGCCTGCAGGAGTTTGGCCTCAACCCCCTGGAGATATAG
- the DRC12 gene encoding dynein regulatory complex protein 12 isoform X3: MPLQSRGKGRRGVKQQQQRNAAESQAKVMYRKAALEVDMLNEHMVPWRGMAWQASTDHEGLKRRLRDLEKALEQAREDKRDMHEAMARQYQELQEQTASRRRSLEMEVKSLQEQLAASLRERQLTQEMAAQALAEKDVTITQLQSRLDTMEMEYEKILHVSGDVAVGGCPRQRSNPSSLSPLPPGQPGPCLGQAGRGQPVLGGDGYIHLPGEQGAPAGVWPQPPGDIAPWRPPGEDGLARTLPPHAFRFPIPIAHHPSSLGPGKRTEMIALIWPWDMLHAAEMQTSL, from the exons ATGCcgctgcagagcagagggaaggggagaaggggagtgaagcagcagcagcagagaaacgCAGCAG AGAGCCAAGCCAAAGTGATGTACCGGAAAGCAGCCCTGGAGGTCGACATGCTGAACGAGCACATGG TTCCCTGGAGGGGCATGGCCTGGCAGGCAAGCACTGACCACGAAGGGCTCAAGCGGAGGCTGCGGGACCTGGAGAAGGCGCTGGAGCAGGCGCGGGAAGACAAGCGAGACATGCACgaag CAATGGCCCGGCAGtaccaggagctgcaggagcagacaGCATCCCGCCGCCGCAGCTTGGAGATGGAGGTGAAGAGCCTGCAGGAACAGCTCG CTGCCAGCCTCCGGGAGCGTCAGCTGACCCAGGAGATGGCTGCCCAGGCGCTGGCCGAGAAGGATGTGACCATcacccagctgcagagcaggcttgATACCATGGAGATGGAGTATGAGAAGATCCTCCATGTGAGTGGGGATGTGGCTGTGGGTGGCTGCCCCAGGCAGCGCAGCAACCCCTCCTCACTgtcacctctccctccagggcagcctggaCCTTGTCTTGGCCAAGCTGGCAGGGGCCAGCCAGTACTGGGAGGAGATGGGTACATCCATCTCCCTGGAGAACAAGGAGCGCCTGCAGGAGTTTGGCCTCAACCCCCTGGAGATATAGCACCCTGGAGACCCCCAGGAGAGGACGGGCTGGCCAGGACCTTGCCTCCCCATGCCTTCAGATTCCCCATTCCCATTGCCCACCACCCTAGCTCCCTTGGGCCAGGCAAGAGGACAGAGATGATCGCTCTCATCTGGCCTTGGGACATGCTACATGCTGCTGAGATGCAGACCTCTCTGTAA
- the DRC12 gene encoding dynein regulatory complex protein 12 isoform X1 produces the protein MGLEHAQSGWGERGQERRGREDEARKWVNPLAELTTADLQKSRPGPGSSMPLQSRGKGRRGVKQQQQRNAAESQAKVMYRKAALEVDMLNEHMVPWRGMAWQASTDHEGLKRRLRDLEKALEQAREDKRDMHEAMARQYQELQEQTASRRRSLEMEVKSLQEQLAASLRERQLTQEMAAQALAEKDVTITQLQSRLDTMEMEYEKILHVSGDVAVGGCPRQRSNPSSLSPLPPGQPGPCLGQAGRGQPVLGGDGYIHLPGEQGAPAGVWPQPPGDIAPWRPPGEDGLARTLPPHAFRFPIPIAHHPSSLGPGKRTEMIALIWPWDMLHAAEMQTSL, from the exons ATGGGTTTGGAGCATGCACAGTCCGGGTGGGGTGAGAGAGGCcaggagagaagggggagagaagatGAGGCCAGGAAATGGGTCAATCCTTTGGCAGAGCTGACGACAGCAGACCTTCAGAAATCACGGCCTGGGCCCGGCA GCAGCATGCcgctgcagagcagagggaaggggagaaggggagtgaagcagcagcagcagagaaacgCAGCAG AGAGCCAAGCCAAAGTGATGTACCGGAAAGCAGCCCTGGAGGTCGACATGCTGAACGAGCACATGG TTCCCTGGAGGGGCATGGCCTGGCAGGCAAGCACTGACCACGAAGGGCTCAAGCGGAGGCTGCGGGACCTGGAGAAGGCGCTGGAGCAGGCGCGGGAAGACAAGCGAGACATGCACgaag CAATGGCCCGGCAGtaccaggagctgcaggagcagacaGCATCCCGCCGCCGCAGCTTGGAGATGGAGGTGAAGAGCCTGCAGGAACAGCTCG CTGCCAGCCTCCGGGAGCGTCAGCTGACCCAGGAGATGGCTGCCCAGGCGCTGGCCGAGAAGGATGTGACCATcacccagctgcagagcaggcttgATACCATGGAGATGGAGTATGAGAAGATCCTCCATGTGAGTGGGGATGTGGCTGTGGGTGGCTGCCCCAGGCAGCGCAGCAACCCCTCCTCACTgtcacctctccctccagggcagcctggaCCTTGTCTTGGCCAAGCTGGCAGGGGCCAGCCAGTACTGGGAGGAGATGGGTACATCCATCTCCCTGGAGAACAAGGAGCGCCTGCAGGAGTTTGGCCTCAACCCCCTGGAGATATAGCACCCTGGAGACCCCCAGGAGAGGACGGGCTGGCCAGGACCTTGCCTCCCCATGCCTTCAGATTCCCCATTCCCATTGCCCACCACCCTAGCTCCCTTGGGCCAGGCAAGAGGACAGAGATGATCGCTCTCATCTGGCCTTGGGACATGCTACATGCTGCTGAGATGCAGACCTCTCTGTAA
- the DRC12 gene encoding dynein regulatory complex protein 12 isoform X4: protein MPLQSRGKGRRGVKQQQQRNAAESQAKVMYRKAALEVDMLNEHMVPWRGMAWQASTDHEGLKRRLRDLEKALEQAREDKRDMHEAMARQYQELQEQTASRRRSLEMEVKSLQEQLAASLRERQLTQEMAAQALAEKDVTITQLQSRLDTMEMEYEKILHGSLDLVLAKLAGASQYWEEMGTSISLENKERLQEFGLNPLEI, encoded by the exons ATGCcgctgcagagcagagggaaggggagaaggggagtgaagcagcagcagcagagaaacgCAGCAG AGAGCCAAGCCAAAGTGATGTACCGGAAAGCAGCCCTGGAGGTCGACATGCTGAACGAGCACATGG TTCCCTGGAGGGGCATGGCCTGGCAGGCAAGCACTGACCACGAAGGGCTCAAGCGGAGGCTGCGGGACCTGGAGAAGGCGCTGGAGCAGGCGCGGGAAGACAAGCGAGACATGCACgaag CAATGGCCCGGCAGtaccaggagctgcaggagcagacaGCATCCCGCCGCCGCAGCTTGGAGATGGAGGTGAAGAGCCTGCAGGAACAGCTCG CTGCCAGCCTCCGGGAGCGTCAGCTGACCCAGGAGATGGCTGCCCAGGCGCTGGCCGAGAAGGATGTGACCATcacccagctgcagagcaggcttgATACCATGGAGATGGAGTATGAGAAGATCCTCCAT ggcagcctggaCCTTGTCTTGGCCAAGCTGGCAGGGGCCAGCCAGTACTGGGAGGAGATGGGTACATCCATCTCCCTGGAGAACAAGGAGCGCCTGCAGGAGTTTGGCCTCAACCCCCTGGAGATATAG